Proteins co-encoded in one Macrobrachium nipponense isolate FS-2020 chromosome 24, ASM1510439v2, whole genome shotgun sequence genomic window:
- the LOC135205504 gene encoding protein Tob1-like — MHLEIQVALNFVISYMYNKLPRRRVNIFGEELEKALKEKFEGHWYPDKPMKGSAYRCLKTGDPIDPVLEKAAREAGMEVREIKDNLPEDLAVWVDPGEVSYRIGEKGQIKVLYSEAAESATQEENLDKEVTKTFNPEAQCFKPIDNLSSSLSNVSISPKSTSPYSASSPTPPFKQREASPINAFLNKSSAPLTFTTATFAQTKFGSTKLKTSTKRANRMSPTEFSHYIKQRQMIQQQQHVQQQQQQQQQQAVAVATAGFGSQFPPSRPRSLSPNPPMEPQGVYFPGGAPGGGAYNPWGRGMFEQGFTSPSFITDLLPATSQQAPGPKFPPMYEQLSGGMMGGAAPGAASMGTAGEKANALSEGVMGVYPASQYQHLLVAN; from the coding sequence ATGCATCTTGAAATTCAAGTCGCACTTAACTTTGTTATCTCCTACATGTACAACAAACTGCCAAGGCGACGAGTCAACATATTTGGTGAGGAGCTGGAAAAAGCACTCAAGGAGAAATTTGAGGGCCACTGGTACCCTGACAAGCCAATGAAAGGATCAGCTTACCGCTGCCTTAAAACAGGGGACCCCATTGACCCTGTTTTGGAAAAGGCAGCCAGAGAAGCTGGAATGGAGGTAAGAGAAATCAAGGATAACCTTCCAGAGGATCTTGCAGTCTGGGTAGACCCTGGTGAGGTCTCTTACAGGATTGGAGAGAAAGGTCAGATCAAAGTTCTCTATTCAGAGGCAGCAGAATCTGCAacacaggaggagaacctcgacAAAGAGGTGACCAAAACCTTCAACCCAGAGGCACAGTGCTTTAAACCCATTGATAACCTGAGTTCGTCCCTTAGCAATGTGTCGATCAGCCCAAAGTCGACGTCCCCATATTCTGCCAGTTCGCCCACGCCGCCCTTCAAACAGAGGGAAGCCTCGCCTATCAACGCCTTCCTTAACAAGAGCTCCGCCCCTCTTACCTTTACAACTGCGACATTTGCCCAGACAAAATTCGGGTCCACAAAGTTAAAGACAAGTACCAAACGAGCAAACCGTATGTCACCTACAGAGTTCTCACACTACATCAAGCAACGCCAGATGATTCAGCAGCAACAACATgtacaacagcagcagcagcaacaacaacaacaggcagTGGCTGTAGCGACGGCAGGGTTCGGTAGCCAGTTCCCACCGTCCAGGCCTCGTTCTCTCAGCCCCAACCCTCCAATGGAGCCCCAAGGTGTGTATTTCCCTGGTGGTGCCCCTGGTGGTGGAGCATATAACCCTTGGGGTCGCGGAATGTTTGAGCAGGGCTTCACCTCACCGTCCTTCATCACTGACCTGCTACCAGCCACAAGCCAACAGGCGCCTGGACCCAAATTCCCACCAATGTACGAGCAGCTCAGTGGCGGGATGATGGGTGGTGCTGCCCCTGGAGCAGCTTCCATGGGTACGGCGGGTGAAAAGGCAAATGCACTAAGCGAAGGTGTGATGGGCGTGTACCCAGCCTCTCAGTACCAGCACCTGTTAGTTGCCAACTAG